The genomic DNA ATGAACCACCACGGCGCCCCCGCGTACACCGAGGGGTACACGCCGGCCAGCGGGGCGATCTCGCGCGAGAAGACGGTCTCGTCGATGGTGAACAGCACGGTGCGGAAGTTCGGCTCGTGGCCGACGTCGCCCAGCATCGGCGCGAGGTGGTGGACGAAGTCGACGGCGACGGGGATGTCGAAGCCGACGTCGGGCCCGAACTGCTGGAACATCCTCTCGCTGTGATTGCGGTACACCGCGGGGTGAAGGGTCATGACCAGGCCGTCCTCGGCCGCCAGGCGGGCCTGATCGCCCAGCAGATGACGGCGCAGGGTGACGGCCTCGTCGGCGCCGATCTCGCCGGCGCGGGCGGCGCCGTACAGGCGGCGGGCGTCCTCCTCGCTCAGGCGGGCGGTGCCCGGGTCGATGTGGGCGTGGTCCGAGGAGACGGCGCCGTGGTCGCGGAAGTACAGGCGACGGGCGCGCATCGCCTCGTGGTAGCCGTCGTACGTCCCGGTGTCGATGCCGGCGGCCTCGCCGAGCGCGTCGGTGAGCGACGGGAAGTCGCTCCGACCTGCCTCGAGGTACTTGTCGGGCCGGAAGGTGGGGATGACGCGCCCGGTGAAGGCGGCATCGGCTGCGAGGGCGGCGTGCGGTGCGAGGTCGTCGACCGGATCGTCGGTGGTGGCCATGACCTGGATGCCGAAGCGCTCGAAGAGGGCGCGGGGGCGGAACGCGGGCTGGGCGATCTTCTCGGCGAGCGCGTCGTACATCGCGTCGGCGGTGCGCGGGCTCAGCACGGTCTCCAGGCCGAAGACCTCGTAGAACTCGTGCTCCATCCAGTAGCGCGAGGGGGTGCCGGCGAAGGCGTGCCAGTGCTCGGCCAGCAGTCGCCATGCGGCGCGGGAGTCCTTCTCCTCCAACGGGCCGCGGCCGACGCCGAGGTCGGCGAGGTCGACGCCGCGGGCGTGCAGCAGACGGTTGACGTAGTGGTCGGGCGTGATGAACAGCGAGGTCGGGTCGCGGAACGGCTGGTCATCGAGCAGCAGGCGGGGGTCGACGTGGCCGTGCGGCGAGACGATGGGCTGGTCCTTCATCCCGCGGTAGAGGTCGCGCGCGATGTCACGGACGGCGGGGTCCGCGGGCAGCAGGCGGTCGGGGTGGGGCACGTACGCATCGTCGGTCATGGAGCCATCCTCGCGCGGGGACGCCTCATGGGTCCTCCGGTTGTCATCGGTTGCCGCCCAGGTCAGGGCCGAGCATAGCGCTTTCCCGGATCCGGGGCGGGAAGGTGCCGAAGAGCTCAGCGTGCACTCCGCGGCCCGGTGGTGCCGCGCGGAACGAGGCGCACGGGCAGCGAGCCCTCGACCGGGGTGCGATGCGCCGAGGGATTCTCGATCCGGCGCACGAGCCGTTCGACGGCGGCGCGCCCCTGGGCCCGCTTCGGGGTGACCACCGTGGTCAGCCCGCCGCCGATGAAGCGCGACAGCGGGATGTCGTCGTGCCCCATCACCGACAGCTCGGCGGGCACGCGCACCCCGGCGCGCAGCGCGGAGACCAGGAACCCGAAGGCGACCAGGTCGTTGTAGCAGATCACAGCATGGGGAAGGGAGTCGCGCAGCTCCTCGAAGGCCTGCTCCCCGCCGACCGTGGTGGGCGGGAAGGGCCCGTGGCGCTGGACCGCCAGACCGTTGGCGCGGGCGGCGGCACGGGCGGCCCGCCAGCGTTCGCCGTCGGACCAGGAGTTCACGGGGCCGGCGACGTAGGTGACCGTGCGGATGCCGTTCTCGCCCAGGTGCGCCATGGCCTGCTGCATCCCGTGCTCGTAGTCCGGGGTCACGGAATCCAGGCCCGCGACGCGCCGATTGAGGACCACGACCGGGATGCGCTTGGTGAGGTGGTTCAGCGTCGCGTCGGAGAGCCGGGTGCCCGAGAGCACGATCCCGTCGACGACGTTGATGGCGCTCTCGAGGCTCGAACGCTCGCGCACCTCGTCCTCGACCGTGTCCAGCAGGAGCAGCAGGAAGTCCTGCTCGTGCGCGCTCTCCTGCATGCCGGAGACCAGCTCGGCGAAGTAGGGGTTGGTGAGGTCGGCGATCTCGATGCCGAGGCGGTGGTGGCGCTGCCCACGCTCCTGGGAGTCCGGGGCGGAGGTGCGGTAGTCGAGCTGCTTGGCCGCAGCCATCACCTTGGAGTGGGTGGCGGCGCTGACACGACCGGGACGGGAGAACGCGCGGGAGACGGTCGACGGGGCGACCCCGGCGGTCTTGGCGACGTCGTAGATCGTCACGCGCTTGTCCGCCACTCAGTCGCTCCGTCCTCGCCTGATCGGCGATGTCCTGTCGTCGCGGCGCGGCCCCGATGCTGCACGGAGTACGGTGGTTCGCGCCCGTTCCTGGGGAGGAACTCTACCCCGTGGAGACGGCAACCGGCGGCAACCGAGGCGTGCACCGCCCCGCGCAGGTTCCTCAGTGCGCTCCACCCAGCTCGACGAGCAGCACCCCCGCGACGATCAGCCCCATGCCCCCGAGCATCAGCGGCGTCAGCGCCTCGCGGAACAGGAGCCGCGAGAGCAGGGCGGTCAGCACGATGCCGGCCGCCGCCCAGACGCCGTAGGCGATGCCGAGCGGCATGCCGGTCGCGAGGGAGCCGGACAGGAAGGTGAAGGCGACGACGTAGCCGAGCGCCACCAGCAGGTACCAGGCGCGGCGACCGCCCGCAGCCACCCGCAGCGAGAGGGTCGCGGCGACCTCGCTGACCACCGCGACGATCAGCAGCAGCCAGCTCATGACGCCGCCGCCTCGCGGGTCGCCGCCCGGTGGGAGCCGATCTCGACCACCGCCACCCCAGCGGCGATCAGCACGATGCCGCTGATCTTCAGGGCGGTGAAGGGCTCCCCGAACAGCACGGCGGAGAGCACCGCGGTGAGCACGACGCCGCAGGCCGCCCACATCCCGTAGGCGACCCCGAGCGCCATCCCGCGTCGCAGCACGAGGGCGAGGAGCCCGAAGGAGAGGGCGTAGCCGAGGACCACCACGACGTAGAGCAGGGGGCGGTCGAGGGCGCCCCGCAGGGCGAGGGTCGCGGTGACCTCGCTGAGGATCGCTCCGACCAGGAACAGCCAGGCGGTCATGTCTCGCCGCCGAGCAGGTCCCGGGCGAGGGCGTGGATGGCACGGGCGTCCTCGGCGGGCACGTCGAGCTGCCCGGTGGCACGGTCGAACCAGAGCCCGTCGGCCATCAGGCGCACCGCGAGCAGGCGCTGTCGCTCGCCGGCCGGGGTCCCGGCGGGGATCGACAGCCAGCCGGCGAGCTGCTCCTGCCAGCGCGCGGTGAGGGTCACGCGCAGCCGCGGGTCGGCGAAGATCACGAGGTCGGCCGGGGAGAGCCGCGCCCAGCAGGCCCAGTCGAGGTAAGCGAGGAACCGGCGGCGGGCGGGCACGGAGGCGAGGTCCTCGACGCCTTCGGGATGGACGGCGTCGATCTGGGCGAGCACCTCCCGCTCGTAGCGATCGGCGATGTGGTCGAGGACGCCGCGCAGCAGGGCTTCCTTGGTGGAGAAGTGGTACATGAGCCCGGTCTTGGTGACCCCGGCGGCGCGCGCGGCCGAGTCCAGGGTCAAGGTGCCGTCGACGCCGAGGTGGGCCTCGGCGGCGTCCAGCATCGCCGCCCGGGCCGACGGCCGATGAGCGGGGCGAGGCGGGATATCTGCAGGCGCCATGGGCATCCCTTCCTCCTACGACGACGATGCCTCTACTTTACTGCCCGAATGGTCAACTAACAATGGGCTGGTTGGCGGTCGTGGTGTTCTACGGGTTGAACGGGATCGACCTCGAGGCGCGCGGTGACGACGCCTACGACCTGGTCATCGCCGTGGCCACGGGCCGAGCGGGCATCGACGAGATCGCTTCCGCCCTCTCCGACTGGCGGTGAGGACCTGTCACCTGATGGCCGGGGCGCCCCCGGCCGAGTCACTCCCCCGGCGCCGGGGCCCAGCGAGCGATCTGCGCGGCGAGATGCCCGGCGCCGTAGCCGTTGTCGATGTTGACCACACCGATCCCGGGCGCGCAGGCCGAGAGCATGGTGAGCGCTGCGGCGTGGCCGCCGGCGGCGACGCCGTAGCCGACGGACGTGGGCAGGGCGACGACGGGGGCGCTGATCTGCCCGGCGACCACGGTGGGCAGGGCGCCGTCCATGCCGGCGGCGACCACCACGCAGGCCGCTTCGCGCAGCTCGGGCAGGCGGGAGAGCAGGCGGTGGAGCCCGGCGATGCCGATGTCGGCGATGAGCCGGGTGGGGCGGCCGAGGTAGCGGGCGGTGAGCTCGGCCTCGCGGGCCACGGGGAGGTCGCTGGTGCCGGCGCAGGCGATGATCACCTCTCCCCCGCTCGGTGCGGGCGGCGCGGCGGGCCAGGCGAGCAGGTGGGCGTCAGCGTGGTGGAGGGCCTCGGGCAGGGCCTCGAGGATCGCGGCGGCCCGAGCGTCGTCGGCGCGGGTGAACAGGACCGGGCCGAGATCCTCGTGGCCGGCGGCATGCAGCCGCGCGTACTCGGCGGCGATGGTGCGCACCTGCTCGACGCTCTTGGCGTCGCACAGCACGGCCTCGGGTGCGCCGCGACGGCGGGAGCGGTCGAGGTCGAGCTCGAGGACACCGTCGATCAGCCCGTCGGCGGGGGTCTTCTCAGCCATGCGCGGCGGCGCCCTTGCCGATGATCTGCAGGGAGAACAGCCCCGAGCGGATGCCGTCGAGGTCGATCGTCACGTGCGCGAAGCCCGCCTCCTTGCCGGCGGTCGCGAGCGCGGCGCGGATCTGCGGTTCCATGGCGCGGGCCAGTTCGTCGGTGGGCAGCTCGATGCGGCCGACGTCGCCGTGGTGGCGCACCCGGCAGTCGCTGAAGCCCTGTTCGTAGACGGCGTCCTCGAGGTCGTCGATCTGGCGCAGCTTCTCCGGGGTGACGCTCTGACCGAAGGGGACGCGGGAGGCCAGGCAGGGTGCGGCGGGTTTGTCCGCGACCGGGAGCGAGAGGGCGCGGGCGACGTCGCGGACCTGCTGCTTCGTCATCCCGGCGCTCGAGAGCGGGCGCAGCACCCGGTGGCGGGTGGCGGCGCCGGCACCAGGACGGTCGTGCTTCGTGGCGTCGTCGGCGTTCTCGCCGTAGGCGACGGCGTCCACGTGGTACTCGCCGACGATGTCGTCGTCGATGCGGGTGAACAGCTCGTCCTTGCAGTGGAAGCAGCGGGAGCCGTCGTTCTTCTGGTAGTCGGGGTTCTCGCCCTCGCGGGTGGGGACCTCGACCACGTCGATCCCGATCACGGCGGCGACCCGGTGGGCCAGGCGACGTTCACGACGGGCGAGCGACGGGGAGACGCCGAGCAGCGCGACCACGTTCTCGGTGCCGAGGGCGCGCACGGCGAGCGCCAGCAGGGTCGCGGAGTCGACTCCGCCGGAATAGGCGACGCCGAGCCGCTGGACGGTGCTGAGCTGGGCGGCGACCGAGTCGGCGAGCGCGAGGGTCTCCCCTTCGAGCGCCTCGGGAGTCATGGACTGCGCCTCGAATCCCGTGTGACCGGGATGGAACAGCGAGGTGGGCGCCGACGCGTCGGCGCTCGGGCGGGCGGCCGACGGATCGAGCGGGCGGGCGGTGTGCTGGGGGTTCGCGGTCACAGGGACTGACGCTCCTCGGCGAGACGGAACAGGACCTCTCCGGCATGGTCGATGACGAGGGTGTCGGGGTCCTGACGCAGGGCCTCGAGGTCCAGGCTCGCGGGGTCGATGTAGGGGACGTTGTACTCGGCGCACACCTCGGGTGGGATGGAGGTGGCGAAGGATCGGCGCACCCGCTGGGTCTCCTCCCCGGTCTCGGGATCGTAGGTGCCCAGTCCCGTCACGTGCGTGGAGTGGGCGAGCTCGCCCCAGGGATGGTCCTGGAAGCGGTCCCACTGCTTCGTGAAGTACTCAATGTTGTGGTATCCGATATCGCGCAGACCGGGGTGCATGACGGCCACCTCGGTGATGTGCGGGGCGTAGAGGATGACCTCGCCGCCGTCGGCGCACACGGGCTCGGACTTGTAGAAGCCCTTGGCGCCGGTCCAGATGTCCTCGTACATCTCCGGCACCAGCGCCACGATCCGCTGGTAGGGCCGCTCGACGTAGGTGATGTGGGTGAGCGCGGAGATCTTCGCCATCGCGGCCCAGGCGGCCTGCGGGTCGCCGTAGGCGATCGCGTTGAGGTCCTGCCCGCCGGAGACGACGTCCATGGTGAAGCATTGCTTCTCGGCGTCGACGAGCTCGCTGGCAGCATCGACGAGCTGACGCACCGGGGTGATGCCGAGGGTGCCGATGATGCGGCTGGCGGTGATGAGCGCTCCGACCCAGTGGGAGATGTCGATGACGTCGTGCACGGAACATCCGGGGAAGAAGTACTTGTTGCCGCCGGAGAAGCCGACCACTTCGTGCGGGAACACGGGGCCGACGATCAGGTTCACGTCGGATTCGACGCACAGCCGGTTGATCTGCACCCGCATCGGGATATCGGTGAGCAGGCCGCCGGTGAGCTCGGCGATGCGCTCGGCGGAGATCTCACCGAGGTCTGCGATCTGCTCCGGATCGTCCCAGGCGTGGTTGACGACGCTCCACTCGGGATACGTCGCCTGTGCGCCGCGCTCGGTGGAGCCCAGGAGCTTGTCGATCGCCTCCTCGCTCATCGCTGCATGCGTGCCCAGCGCGATCAGCACGGTCACGGAGGAGGCACGGCCGGCGAGGGCGTCATGGATCGCGGGCAGCACCTTGGGCAGCGGGACGGAGCGGGTGCCGTCGGGGATGATCAGGCAGACGCTCTTGCCGTCGTAGTCGGCACCGGCGAGCTGTTCGGTGACGAAGCCGCGGATCTGCTCCTCGGTGAGGAGGCCGTCGGCGCCGCCGAGGAGGGCGGCTTGCTCGGCGAGGCCCTCGGGGATCGGGTCGATGGTGGGCGTCGTCGCGGTCGGCTCGCTCATCGCTCCATGATGCGCCGTCTGACCAGGGAAAGCCAAGGATGCTCGGCTGTTGCCATGGTCCTCGGCCGACAGGGCGAAGCGGCTCGGGACGCAGGGATGCGCTGCCCTCAGCCCCTGTGTTCAGTTGCTGACGGGGTCGTAGTCCGCGTCCGTCACGAACGACTCGAACTGTGCCTCGCTGCCGTGGAAGAGGTTCGAATCACCCGCGAAGGGGCCGGAATCCGAGTACTGCCAGATCTCCCACGCGTTCCAGGTGCCGGGGATCTCGACCCCCACGGGCGGATCCGGCTTGTAATGCGCCACGTGCAGCGGCGCGTTCTCCGGAGACCACTGCGGGCCGACCTGGTCATCCCAGAACCAGGCACCGGTGTAGACCACCGGGGTGCGGCCCGTCTCCTTCCGGTAGTGATCGATCCACTCCGTCACCCAGGCCTGGAGTTCCGCCTGGCTGAGGCCCCCGGGGTTGTCCTCGACATCGAGCATCCCGGGCATGGTGCGGCCGTCGTCGGTCCAGCCGCCGTCGTTCTTCAGGAAGAATTCGCACTCCTCGACCGGGTCGCTGTTGCCGGGCTCAGCCCAGTGGTAGGCGCCGTGCACGAGGCCCGCGTCGTAGGACCCTCCGTACTGCTGCGAGAAGAACTCGTTGGTGTACCAGTTCCCCTGGGTGGTCTTGCAGTAGGCGAACCTCGAGCCGAGCTCCTTCTGAGCGGCCCAGTCGACCTCCCCCTGATGCGAGGAGACGTCCTGGCCGCGGATCCCGGCATCCTCCGCCCGGGCCCGGGCGGGCGCCAGGGCGGCAGCAGTACCGCCGAGAGCGACGGCTCCTGCGGTGCCGAGCAGCGCGGAACGCAGGACGGTGCGGCGATCGATTCGGTGAGCGGGTCGGGCTGACACGGTGTTCATCTCGGATCCTTCTCTCCTCGTCGGGGCGGTTTCGCGCTTGCTCGCCGCCCGATCCCCTGCCGGGCGGTCCCTGCGACGCTATCGAATTCCGGTGACGACGAACACACCCCTCGCCCGGTTCTCCGCATCACCCCAGGTAGCGACAGTCGTTAAGGAGAGTCCCCGACGTTCCCGACGGAACGTGATCCGTACCCCAGGACCTCGGGAGACGGCGATACCGAACCCCGGGCGGACGCGCCGTGCCGAGGGGAAGATCCCTGCCTCCCCCACCGCGAGCCCGCTACGGCGCGCGCACGGACGACGAACTCGCCGAAATGGAGACCGGCAACGACCTCCGAGGTCATGGCAGATTTCCTGGGCAGGTGGCCGCAAATCCGGGTGCATCGGCCTCCCCTCGGACAGCCTTCGGCGCGCCCGGGGGCGGC from Brachybacterium sacelli includes the following:
- a CDS encoding DMT family transporter, which translates into the protein MTAWLFLVGAILSEVTATLALRGALDRPLLYVVVVLGYALSFGLLALVLRRGMALGVAYGMWAACGVVLTAVLSAVLFGEPFTALKISGIVLIAAGVAVVEIGSHRAATREAAAS
- a CDS encoding lactate racemase domain-containing protein, with protein sequence MSEPTATTPTIDPIPEGLAEQAALLGGADGLLTEEQIRGFVTEQLAGADYDGKSVCLIIPDGTRSVPLPKVLPAIHDALAGRASSVTVLIALGTHAAMSEEAIDKLLGSTERGAQATYPEWSVVNHAWDDPEQIADLGEISAERIAELTGGLLTDIPMRVQINRLCVESDVNLIVGPVFPHEVVGFSGGNKYFFPGCSVHDVIDISHWVGALITASRIIGTLGITPVRQLVDAASELVDAEKQCFTMDVVSGGQDLNAIAYGDPQAAWAAMAKISALTHITYVERPYQRIVALVPEMYEDIWTGAKGFYKSEPVCADGGEVILYAPHITEVAVMHPGLRDIGYHNIEYFTKQWDRFQDHPWGELAHSTHVTGLGTYDPETGEETQRVRRSFATSIPPEVCAEYNVPYIDPASLDLEALRQDPDTLVIDHAGEVLFRLAEERQSL
- a CDS encoding DMT family transporter, with amino-acid sequence MSWLLLIVAVVSEVAATLSLRVAAGGRRAWYLLVALGYVVAFTFLSGSLATGMPLGIAYGVWAAAGIVLTALLSRLLFREALTPLMLGGMGLIVAGVLLVELGGAH
- the larB gene encoding nickel pincer cofactor biosynthesis protein LarB, with translation MAEKTPADGLIDGVLELDLDRSRRRGAPEAVLCDAKSVEQVRTIAAEYARLHAAGHEDLGPVLFTRADDARAAAILEALPEALHHADAHLLAWPAAPPAPSGGEVIIACAGTSDLPVAREAELTARYLGRPTRLIADIGIAGLHRLLSRLPELREAACVVVAAGMDGALPTVVAGQISAPVVALPTSVGYGVAAGGHAAALTMLSACAPGIGVVNIDNGYGAGHLAAQIARWAPAPGE
- a CDS encoding TetR/AcrR family transcriptional regulator encodes the protein MAPADIPPRPAHRPSARAAMLDAAEAHLGVDGTLTLDSAARAAGVTKTGLMYHFSTKEALLRGVLDHIADRYEREVLAQIDAVHPEGVEDLASVPARRRFLAYLDWACWARLSPADLVIFADPRLRVTLTARWQEQLAGWLSIPAGTPAGERQRLLAVRLMADGLWFDRATGQLDVPAEDARAIHALARDLLGGET
- the larE gene encoding ATP-dependent sacrificial sulfur transferase LarE; translated protein: MTANPQHTARPLDPSAARPSADASAPTSLFHPGHTGFEAQSMTPEALEGETLALADSVAAQLSTVQRLGVAYSGGVDSATLLALAVRALGTENVVALLGVSPSLARRERRLAHRVAAVIGIDVVEVPTREGENPDYQKNDGSRCFHCKDELFTRIDDDIVGEYHVDAVAYGENADDATKHDRPGAGAATRHRVLRPLSSAGMTKQQVRDVARALSLPVADKPAAPCLASRVPFGQSVTPEKLRQIDDLEDAVYEQGFSDCRVRHHGDVGRIELPTDELARAMEPQIRAALATAGKEAGFAHVTIDLDGIRSGLFSLQIIGKGAAAHG
- a CDS encoding LacI family DNA-binding transcriptional regulator — its product is MADKRVTIYDVAKTAGVAPSTVSRAFSRPGRVSAATHSKVMAAAKQLDYRTSAPDSQERGQRHHRLGIEIADLTNPYFAELVSGMQESAHEQDFLLLLLDTVEDEVRERSSLESAINVVDGIVLSGTRLSDATLNHLTKRIPVVVLNRRVAGLDSVTPDYEHGMQQAMAHLGENGIRTVTYVAGPVNSWSDGERWRAARAAARANGLAVQRHGPFPPTTVGGEQAFEELRDSLPHAVICYNDLVAFGFLVSALRAGVRVPAELSVMGHDDIPLSRFIGGGLTTVVTPKRAQGRAAVERLVRRIENPSAHRTPVEGSLPVRLVPRGTTGPRSAR
- the uxaC gene encoding glucuronate isomerase, which produces MTDDAYVPHPDRLLPADPAVRDIARDLYRGMKDQPIVSPHGHVDPRLLLDDQPFRDPTSLFITPDHYVNRLLHARGVDLADLGVGRGPLEEKDSRAAWRLLAEHWHAFAGTPSRYWMEHEFYEVFGLETVLSPRTADAMYDALAEKIAQPAFRPRALFERFGIQVMATTDDPVDDLAPHAALAADAAFTGRVIPTFRPDKYLEAGRSDFPSLTDALGEAAGIDTGTYDGYHEAMRARRLYFRDHGAVSSDHAHIDPGTARLSEEDARRLYGAARAGEIGADEAVTLRRHLLGDQARLAAEDGLVMTLHPAVYRNHSERMFQQFGPDVGFDIPVAVDFVHHLAPMLGDVGHEPNFRTVLFTIDETVFSREIAPLAGVYPSVYAGAPWWFIDAPDAILRYRRAVSETIGYSRTSGFIDDTRAFCSIPARHDMSRRLDATHLAGLVAEHRMRLEDAVELAATLPDQQPREVFRLDDVAGEKH
- a CDS encoding GH25 family lysozyme, which codes for MNTVSARPAHRIDRRTVLRSALLGTAGAVALGGTAAALAPARARAEDAGIRGQDVSSHQGEVDWAAQKELGSRFAYCKTTQGNWYTNEFFSQQYGGSYDAGLVHGAYHWAEPGNSDPVEECEFFLKNDGGWTDDGRTMPGMLDVEDNPGGLSQAELQAWVTEWIDHYRKETGRTPVVYTGAWFWDDQVGPQWSPENAPLHVAHYKPDPPVGVEIPGTWNAWEIWQYSDSGPFAGDSNLFHGSEAQFESFVTDADYDPVSN